A portion of the Celeribacter baekdonensis genome contains these proteins:
- a CDS encoding DMT family transporter yields the protein MIWFSALTAQSRGILFMLTSVTFFSLMDAVAKRLSGEVDLSQILWARYGGQLLILVVLFAPRLKTVLKTQHPNLQILRGFLQLTAAACFFAALKTQGLAEATAVADLAPVLITLGAAVLLGEKVGSRRIMGIIAALIGALIIIRPGASVFSFTSLWPLGSAVCLAGYALSTRYIGTKENPFTALLYSGLICTAIMSLIVPFRWVAPSGEALMLMAVMGALGAVGQFMMIRAYAAAEASAIAPFSYAGLLTASVWGMVFFNQLPDFWTVIGALVIVAAGLYVWHREKQTRVPPAANLPQK from the coding sequence ATGATATGGTTCTCCGCTCTCACCGCCCAATCACGCGGCATTCTTTTCATGCTCACCTCGGTGACGTTTTTCTCGCTGATGGATGCGGTCGCCAAACGGTTGAGCGGGGAAGTCGACTTGTCGCAGATCTTGTGGGCCAGATACGGCGGGCAATTGTTGATTTTGGTCGTGCTTTTTGCGCCTCGGCTCAAGACTGTGCTCAAAACCCAGCATCCAAACCTCCAAATTCTGCGCGGTTTCTTGCAACTCACAGCCGCCGCCTGTTTTTTCGCAGCGCTCAAAACCCAAGGGTTGGCCGAAGCCACCGCCGTGGCCGATTTGGCCCCGGTTTTAATCACGCTGGGGGCTGCGGTTCTTTTGGGTGAAAAGGTTGGTTCCCGCCGGATTATGGGCATCATCGCCGCCCTGATCGGCGCGCTGATCATTATTCGCCCAGGGGCATCGGTGTTTTCCTTCACTTCGCTGTGGCCCTTGGGCTCGGCTGTCTGTTTGGCGGGCTATGCCTTATCGACACGCTACATTGGGACCAAGGAAAACCCGTTCACCGCCCTGCTCTATTCCGGCCTGATCTGCACCGCGATCATGAGCCTGATTGTCCCGTTTCGCTGGGTTGCTCCAAGCGGTGAGGCCTTGATGTTGATGGCAGTGATGGGCGCGCTTGGTGCGGTCGGGCAATTCATGATGATCCGGGCCTATGCGGCGGCAGAGGCCTCGGCCATCGCACCGTTTTCCTACGCCGGATTGCTCACAGCCTCTGTTTGGGGCATGGTTTTCTTTAACCAATTGCCCGATTTTTGGACCGTGATCGGCGCACTTGTGATCGTGGCGGCCGGGCTTTATGTCTGGCATCGCGAAAAACAGACCCGCGTTCCGCCTGCTGCAAACCTGCCCCAAAAGTGA
- a CDS encoding flagellar motor switch protein FliG translates to MAGFPQISDDMGSLPDLGSMGDFGDMGGFDMPSPVSRMPAKLSKRAKAAVIVKLLAAQDIKLPLSHFPEEMQVELAHQLTDLRYIDKDTLASVIEEFLEELEAIGLSFPGGLEGALNVLDGTISATTASKLRKNAGFSLTGDPWERISDVDISRLIPVLQEESVEVGAVLLSKLKVSKSAQLMSMLPGERARRIAYAISLTSSISPAVVQRIGISIASQLDAQPPQAFTDHPPERVGAILNFSNSATRDGVLEGLDETDKAFAEEVRRNIFTFANIATRIDGRDVAKVVRGVEQDMLIKALAGATGEAAASTDFILSNMSKRMADGLREEIDTLGKVKESDAEEAMNAVVAAIRDLESTGEIFLLTGDEE, encoded by the coding sequence GTGGCAGGATTTCCTCAAATTTCAGATGACATGGGATCTCTGCCCGATCTCGGGTCTATGGGCGATTTTGGCGACATGGGCGGGTTTGACATGCCCTCCCCCGTCTCACGGATGCCCGCCAAACTGTCCAAACGCGCGAAAGCCGCGGTCATCGTCAAACTGCTTGCCGCCCAAGACATCAAATTGCCGCTCTCACATTTCCCAGAGGAAATGCAGGTCGAATTGGCTCATCAACTGACCGATTTGCGCTATATCGACAAGGACACGCTGGCCTCTGTCATCGAAGAATTTCTAGAAGAGCTCGAAGCCATCGGCCTGTCTTTCCCCGGCGGGCTTGAGGGCGCGCTCAATGTGCTGGATGGCACAATTTCGGCCACCACAGCCTCAAAACTGCGCAAAAACGCCGGTTTTTCTCTGACAGGCGATCCGTGGGAACGCATTTCAGATGTCGATATCTCCCGCCTGATCCCGGTATTACAAGAGGAAAGCGTCGAAGTTGGCGCGGTGCTTTTGTCCAAGCTCAAAGTCTCGAAATCGGCGCAGCTGATGTCGATGCTACCGGGCGAGCGCGCCCGCCGCATCGCCTACGCCATTTCTCTGACCTCCTCGATCTCTCCCGCCGTGGTTCAGCGCATCGGCATTTCCATTGCCTCGCAACTGGATGCGCAGCCGCCACAAGCCTTTACCGATCACCCGCCTGAACGGGTCGGCGCGATCCTCAACTTCTCCAATTCCGCCACCCGTGACGGCGTGCTAGAGGGGTTGGACGAAACCGACAAGGCCTTTGCCGAAGAAGTGCGGCGCAATATCTTTACCTTTGCCAATATCGCCACCCGAATTGATGGCCGCGATGTCGCCAAAGTGGTGCGCGGGGTCGAACAAGACATGCTGATCAAAGCCCTTGCGGGGGCCACGGGCGAAGCGGCGGCCTCCACCGATTTCATCCTCTCCAACATGTCCAAACGCATGGCCGATGGCCTGCGCGAAGAAATTGACACCCTTGGCAAAGTCAAAGAGTCGGATGCCGAAGAGGCCATGAACGCCGTGGTTGCCGCCATTCGCGACCTCGAATCCACCGGGGAGATTTTCCTTTTGACCGGCGACGAAGAATAG
- the purB gene encoding adenylosuccinate lyase → MIPRYSRKEMVDIWEPATKFKIWYEIEAHACDAQAKLGVIPQANADAVWKAKDVEFDVARIDEIEAVTKHDVIAFLTHLAEHVGSDEARFVHQGMTSSDVLDTCLNVQLVRAADILLADMDKLLAALKTRALEHKMTVRVGRSHGIHAEPTTMGLTFARFYAEMDRNKARLQSAREEVATGAISGAVGTFANIDPAVEEHVCAQLGLKPEPISTQVIPRDRHAMFFATLGVIASSIENVAIEIRHMQRTEVLEGAEFFSAGQKGSSAMPHKKNPVLTENLTGLARLVRMTVIPAMENVALWHERDISHSSVERGIGPDATVTLDFALNRLAGVVEKMLIFPDNMLDNMNKFPGLVMSQRVLLALTQAGVSRENAYSMVQRNALKVWEERLDFRDLLLADEEVVAALGVDGINEKFDMDYHTKHVDTIFKRVFGA, encoded by the coding sequence ATGATCCCCCGTTACTCCCGCAAAGAGATGGTCGACATCTGGGAACCCGCCACCAAGTTCAAAATCTGGTACGAGATCGAAGCCCACGCCTGTGACGCTCAGGCCAAGCTCGGCGTGATCCCTCAGGCAAACGCCGACGCCGTCTGGAAAGCCAAAGACGTCGAGTTCGATGTCGCGCGCATTGACGAGATCGAAGCCGTCACAAAGCATGATGTCATCGCCTTTCTCACCCATCTGGCCGAACATGTTGGCTCTGATGAGGCCCGGTTCGTGCATCAGGGCATGACCTCCTCCGACGTTTTGGACACCTGCCTGAACGTCCAACTTGTGCGCGCCGCCGACATCCTTTTGGCGGATATGGACAAATTGCTTGCGGCGCTGAAAACACGCGCGCTTGAGCACAAGATGACCGTCCGTGTTGGCCGCTCCCACGGCATCCACGCGGAACCCACCACAATGGGTCTGACCTTTGCCCGCTTTTATGCTGAGATGGACCGCAACAAGGCCCGCCTTCAATCTGCCCGTGAAGAAGTCGCCACCGGCGCCATCTCCGGCGCGGTCGGCACATTTGCCAATATCGACCCAGCCGTCGAAGAGCATGTCTGCGCGCAACTCGGTCTCAAACCCGAACCGATCTCCACTCAGGTTATTCCGCGCGACCGTCACGCCATGTTCTTTGCCACCTTGGGGGTCATCGCCTCCTCGATCGAAAACGTCGCCATCGAGATCCGCCACATGCAGCGCACCGAGGTCCTTGAGGGGGCCGAGTTTTTCTCTGCGGGGCAAAAAGGCTCCTCGGCCATGCCGCATAAGAAAAACCCGGTGTTGACCGAAAACCTCACAGGTCTTGCCCGTCTCGTCCGCATGACCGTAATCCCCGCGATGGAAAACGTGGCGCTCTGGCATGAACGCGACATTTCGCATTCCTCCGTCGAACGCGGCATTGGCCCGGATGCCACCGTGACCCTCGATTTTGCCCTCAACCGTCTGGCCGGTGTGGTCGAGAAAATGTTGATCTTCCCGGACAACATGCTCGACAATATGAACAAATTTCCGGGCCTTGTGATGAGCCAACGTGTGCTTCTGGCTTTGACGCAGGCCGGTGTGTCGCGTGAAAACGCCTATTCCATGGTGCAACGCAACGCTTTGAAAGTTTGGGAAGAGCGTCTCGATTTCCGTGATCTCCTCTTGGCGGACGAAGAGGTCGTGGCCGCACTTGGGGTCGACGGCATCAACGAGAAATTCGACATGGATTACCACACCAAACATGTCGACACGATTTTCAAACGGGTGTTTGGCGCCTAA
- a CDS encoding GAF domain-containing protein codes for MFDFADPTLMGYAQKLHDTIAPSGVVIYRARAGEVAPVLEVLVNTNHPVGRTLDTLLVPRLTIGHLVVEMNCELIIDDTLIHPLLKDSAAVTEMGIMAYIGVPYRLEGQVVGGISVVHQHRRQWANEHIQAVRDVARHLEHMAEERHAQGLRGAPMPDAAPDHSTL; via the coding sequence ATGTTTGACTTCGCAGATCCAACGCTGATGGGGTATGCCCAAAAGTTACATGACACGATTGCGCCCTCTGGCGTGGTGATCTACCGCGCTCGGGCTGGCGAAGTGGCCCCCGTTCTTGAAGTTCTGGTCAACACGAACCACCCCGTGGGGCGTACACTTGACACGCTTCTCGTGCCACGTCTGACCATTGGTCACCTGGTGGTTGAGATGAACTGTGAATTGATCATCGACGACACGCTTATCCACCCGCTTCTCAAAGACAGCGCGGCGGTCACGGAAATGGGGATCATGGCCTATATTGGCGTGCCCTATCGCCTCGAAGGGCAGGTTGTCGGCGGGATTTCAGTGGTCCACCAACACCGCCGCCAGTGGGCCAACGAGCATATCCAAGCGGTGCGCGATGTGGCGCGTCATTTGGAACATATGGCTGAGGAGCGCCATGCGCAGGGCCTGCGTGGGGCGCCTATGCCGGATGCCGCCCCGGATCATTCCACACTATAG
- a CDS encoding DUF6314 family protein, whose amino-acid sequence MTRQLSDFIGLWTISRHIDDRRVASGMGAARLVGTCDFTVCAEGLMQDEQGLLSVPGVDTPFEAARRYMWRADAALISVFFDDGRYFHSFDPNQAHPEADHDCTPDRYEVRYDFSEWPIWRARWRVTGPRKDYVSVTTYRKSA is encoded by the coding sequence ATGACACGACAGCTTTCTGATTTCATCGGTCTTTGGACGATCTCGCGCCACATCGATGACCGCCGGGTTGCCTCTGGGATGGGGGCTGCACGCCTTGTGGGGACGTGCGATTTTACCGTTTGCGCAGAAGGTCTTATGCAAGACGAACAGGGGCTTTTGTCTGTGCCTGGCGTCGACACCCCCTTTGAGGCCGCCCGGCGATATATGTGGCGAGCAGATGCGGCGTTGATCTCGGTGTTCTTTGACGATGGCCGATATTTTCACAGTTTCGACCCGAACCAAGCCCATCCCGAGGCGGATCATGATTGCACCCCGGATCGCTACGAGGTGCGCTATGATTTCTCTGAATGGCCGATCTGGCGGGCGCGGTGGCGCGTGACGGGGCCACGCAAGGATTACGTTAGCGTGACCACATATCGCAAAAGCGCGTAG
- a CDS encoding DUF1284 domain-containing protein — MIHLRPHHLLCLLTYAGKGYSADFVQNYDRIAARLSAGEEIEIVDGPDDICAPLLTEDAPHCRRDSVVERDALAARDVGALLGLEITLGVRLGIDAARLTRLRAGFARGESRLACLGCDWADLCTDVAQGGFAGVRVAAQL; from the coding sequence GTGATCCATCTCCGCCCACATCATCTGTTGTGCCTTCTCACCTACGCGGGAAAAGGCTACTCGGCTGATTTTGTTCAAAATTACGACCGGATCGCTGCGAGATTGTCCGCCGGTGAAGAGATCGAAATCGTGGACGGACCGGATGACATTTGCGCACCGCTGTTGACCGAGGACGCACCGCATTGTCGTCGGGACAGCGTGGTGGAGCGAGATGCCTTGGCCGCGCGCGATGTCGGGGCTTTATTGGGGCTTGAGATCACCCTCGGGGTGCGGCTTGGCATAGATGCCGCCCGGCTTACGCGGCTGAGAGCGGGGTTTGCGCGTGGTGAGAGCCGCTTGGCCTGCCTCGGCTGTGACTGGGCCGATCTGTGTACAGATGTGGCGCAAGGTGGCTTTGCGGGCGTGCGCGTGGCGGCACAGCTTTGA
- the glnA gene encoding type I glutamate--ammonia ligase, which produces MSIQDVLQTIKDEDVQYVDVRFTDPRGKLQHVTLRYTEVDEGFFEDGFMFDGSSIAGWKSIDKSDMKLIPDPDSVYIDPFYAEKTMCVHCSVVEPDTGEAYDRDPRGTAQKAEAYLKSSGIGDAAYMGPEAEFFLFDDVRFSVSMNKVSYQIDALDGAWNSDTEYEMGNTGHRPGIKGGYFPVNPIDDAQDIRGEMLTTMANMGMKVDKHHHEVASCQHELGLIFGTLTTQADEIQKYKYVVHNVAHAYGKSATFMPKPMSGDNGTGMHVNMSIWKDGKPLFAGDKYADLSQEALYFIGGILKHAKALNAITNPSTNSYKRLIPGFEAPVLRAYSASNRSGCVRIPWSESPKAKRVEARFPDPSANPYLCFAALLMAGLDGIKNKIDPGPSSDKDLYDLPPEELAAIPTVCGSLREALEELEADMDFLLAGDVFTKDQLEGYMALKWEEVYAYEHTPHPIEYKMYYSC; this is translated from the coding sequence ATGAGCATCCAAGACGTTCTCCAGACCATCAAAGACGAAGACGTTCAGTACGTCGACGTGCGGTTCACCGATCCGCGCGGCAAGCTGCAGCACGTCACACTGCGCTACACCGAAGTCGATGAAGGCTTTTTTGAAGACGGGTTTATGTTCGACGGGTCGTCGATCGCCGGTTGGAAATCCATCGACAAATCCGACATGAAACTGATCCCGGACCCGGATTCGGTTTATATCGACCCGTTCTATGCGGAAAAAACCATGTGCGTGCATTGCTCCGTCGTCGAGCCCGACACCGGCGAAGCCTACGATCGCGACCCGCGCGGCACAGCACAAAAAGCCGAAGCTTACCTGAAGTCCTCGGGCATCGGTGACGCGGCTTATATGGGCCCGGAAGCTGAATTCTTCCTGTTCGATGACGTGCGCTTCTCCGTGTCGATGAACAAAGTGTCCTACCAAATCGACGCGCTCGACGGTGCGTGGAACTCTGACACCGAGTATGAAATGGGCAACACCGGCCACCGTCCGGGCATCAAGGGCGGCTATTTCCCGGTCAACCCTATTGATGACGCTCAAGACATTCGCGGCGAAATGCTGACCACAATGGCCAACATGGGCATGAAAGTGGACAAGCACCACCACGAGGTGGCGTCTTGCCAGCACGAGCTTGGTCTGATCTTCGGAACGCTGACCACGCAAGCCGACGAGATCCAGAAATACAAATACGTCGTGCACAACGTTGCCCATGCTTATGGCAAATCCGCGACCTTCATGCCGAAACCGATGTCTGGCGACAACGGCACCGGGATGCACGTCAACATGTCGATTTGGAAAGACGGTAAGCCGTTGTTCGCAGGCGACAAATACGCGGACCTGTCGCAAGAGGCGCTGTATTTCATCGGCGGCATCTTGAAGCACGCCAAAGCGTTGAACGCGATCACCAACCCGTCCACCAACTCCTACAAACGCTTGATCCCGGGCTTTGAAGCTCCGGTTCTGCGGGCCTATTCCGCATCCAACCGCTCGGGCTGTGTGCGTATTCCGTGGTCGGAATCTCCCAAAGCCAAACGCGTCGAGGCCCGTTTCCCCGACCCGTCCGCCAACCCGTACCTGTGCTTTGCGGCCCTGTTGATGGCTGGCCTCGACGGCATCAAAAACAAAATCGATCCGGGCCCCTCGTCCGACAAAGACCTTTACGATCTGCCGCCGGAAGAATTGGCAGCGATCCCGACGGTCTGCGGCAGCTTGCGCGAAGCGCTTGAAGAGCTGGAAGCCGACATGGACTTCTTGCTGGCTGGCGACGTGTTCACCAAAGACCAACTTGAAGGCTATATGGCCCTCAAATGGGAAGAAGTGTACGCCTACGAGCACACACCGCACCCGATCGAGTACAAAATGTACTACTCCTGCTAA
- a CDS encoding P-II family nitrogen regulator, with protein MKKIEAIIKPFKLDEVKEALQDIGVQGLSVVEVKGFGRQKGHTELYRGAEYVVDFLPKVKIEVVLAADQVDSAIEAIIAAAKTDKIGDGKIFVSPIEQAIRIRTGESGQDAL; from the coding sequence ATGAAAAAGATCGAAGCGATCATCAAGCCCTTCAAGCTCGACGAAGTGAAAGAGGCGCTACAAGATATTGGCGTTCAGGGTCTTTCGGTCGTCGAGGTGAAGGGCTTCGGGCGCCAAAAGGGCCACACAGAGCTGTACCGTGGTGCAGAATACGTCGTGGACTTTTTGCCGAAGGTGAAAATCGAAGTTGTGCTGGCCGCCGATCAGGTCGACAGCGCGATTGAGGCGATTATTGCGGCGGCCAAAACCGACAAGATCGGCGACGGTAAGATTTTCGTCTCTCCGATCGAACAAGCCATTCGTATCCGCACCGGCGAGTCTGGCCAAGACGCGCTGTAA
- a CDS encoding NAD(P)H-hydrate dehydratase → MTELLTSAQMRAIEQAAIASGSVTGLTLMERAGQGVVDAIFDEWPELALSAYKAVVLCGPGNNGGDGFVIARLLKQRGWEVAVFLYGDPEKLPPDARANYERWVGMGSAQALKSETFPQFHKCHFDVICDALFGTGLARPVQGDIAKVLKRMRVGLWPYERSLRPTERYVAVDIPTSICADSGQLILEKENTLAHFWADLTVTFHAPKLGHFLADGPDIVGKLVVKDIGLKSRVRDDVTLNGCPDDLAKEAYSHKYSHGHALILSGLSGKTGAARLSARAALRVGAGLVTLGTPHEALLENAAQLTAIMLTEIDTPDILTRVLKDARINALCIGPGFGVERAGAFLPYVLAAKRAMVLDADALTALSQDQALFAALHDRCVLTPHAGEFKRLFPDLAAKLDAPATTGPAYSKLDATREAAKRAGCVVLFKGPDTVIASPNGHATINAAVYERAAPWLATAGSGDVLAGIITGLLARGHSPHQAAETGAWLHTEAARSFGPGLIAEDLAEELPKVFRQLGL, encoded by the coding sequence ATGACCGAACTCCTGACATCGGCCCAAATGCGTGCCATTGAACAGGCTGCGATCGCCTCTGGATCGGTCACTGGACTGACCTTGATGGAACGGGCCGGGCAGGGTGTTGTGGATGCCATTTTTGACGAGTGGCCCGAGCTGGCCCTGAGTGCCTATAAAGCTGTCGTGCTTTGTGGCCCCGGCAACAATGGTGGTGACGGATTTGTCATCGCTCGCCTGCTCAAACAGCGCGGTTGGGAGGTGGCGGTGTTTCTCTATGGCGACCCCGAAAAACTCCCGCCCGATGCGCGGGCGAATTATGAGCGGTGGGTGGGAATGGGGAGCGCTCAAGCTCTCAAATCCGAGACGTTTCCGCAATTCCACAAATGTCACTTTGACGTCATTTGTGATGCGCTTTTTGGGACGGGACTCGCCAGACCCGTTCAGGGCGACATCGCCAAAGTATTGAAGAGAATGCGTGTGGGGCTTTGGCCCTATGAACGCTCGCTTCGGCCGACTGAGCGCTATGTCGCGGTCGACATTCCGACGTCGATTTGTGCTGATAGCGGGCAGCTCATCCTCGAGAAAGAAAATACTCTTGCTCATTTCTGGGCGGATCTCACCGTGACATTTCATGCACCGAAATTGGGGCATTTTTTAGCGGATGGTCCTGATATTGTAGGAAAGCTTGTCGTCAAAGACATTGGTCTGAAGTCTCGTGTGAGAGACGACGTAACTCTGAACGGCTGTCCTGACGATCTTGCCAAAGAAGCGTATTCTCACAAATACAGCCATGGCCACGCCCTCATCCTCTCCGGTCTCTCAGGCAAAACGGGTGCTGCCCGTCTGTCTGCGCGCGCGGCTTTGCGGGTTGGGGCGGGGCTTGTGACCCTTGGCACCCCACATGAGGCCTTGCTTGAAAACGCGGCGCAGCTTACCGCCATTATGCTGACGGAAATCGACACACCGGACATTCTGACACGTGTGCTCAAAGACGCGCGCATCAACGCCCTGTGCATCGGGCCGGGCTTTGGCGTTGAACGGGCGGGCGCGTTCTTGCCCTATGTGCTGGCCGCCAAGCGCGCCATGGTGCTCGATGCCGATGCGCTGACGGCGCTTTCGCAGGACCAAGCCCTGTTTGCCGCCCTGCATGACAGATGCGTCCTCACGCCCCATGCGGGCGAATTTAAGCGCCTGTTCCCGGACCTCGCCGCCAAACTTGACGCGCCCGCCACGACAGGTCCGGCCTATTCCAAACTCGATGCCACCAGAGAGGCCGCCAAACGTGCCGGGTGCGTGGTTTTGTTCAAAGGCCCCGATACGGTGATCGCCTCTCCCAATGGCCACGCCACCATCAACGCCGCGGTGTATGAGCGCGCCGCCCCTTGGCTCGCCACCGCCGGGTCGGGGGATGTTTTGGCCGGGATCATCACCGGGCTTTTGGCGCGTGGACACTCCCCGCATCAAGCCGCCGAGACCGGCGCATGGCTCCACACAGAGGCCGCGCGCAGCTTTGGCCCCGGTTTGATTGCGGAGGATTTGGCTGAGGAACTGCCCAAGGTGTTTCGTCAGCTTGGGCTATGA
- a CDS encoding zinc ribbon domain-containing protein, whose product MIIATSSSSSLGALAIALLNHGVLGWSTTALVSIVGFCLALGYWIGTAVKSLGEVPTTFGSARWATADDLAEYKLWGKSGIYLGEAYDGETMKTITYKGDRHLVVSAPSRTHKGTSLIIPNLLSYQGSTVVIDPKGENALITAQARQEMGQQVCILDPWGIAPVEGITPVRFNPLDWLQEGDTGHICSETYGINWLKAQHEPLITLALFNKVQERRQGVAKAPKRPDIGETFVMRGMVICACCGASLRSSITRGNGGHYPYYLCQTKGCEAYGKSIPRDKLEADVGNLIKTLQPTDTLMMLATAMFRDAWNARRDQAQDILNAAKRRITTIDKEIATLLDRIMAASNHIVIQSYETKIGELEQQKALMAETLHSQPQKPDSFEDKLEPVLTFLANPWKLWETGHIHARRLVAKLAFADRVAYDRKLGARTPEIALPFKALGDVYTLHEKSGAGGGT is encoded by the coding sequence TTGATCATCGCGACAAGTTCGTCATCATCTTTGGGGGCGTTGGCCATTGCGCTGTTGAACCATGGCGTTCTGGGCTGGAGCACCACGGCTTTGGTCTCGATCGTCGGGTTCTGTCTGGCCTTGGGCTATTGGATCGGCACGGCGGTGAAGTCTCTGGGCGAGGTTCCCACCACCTTTGGCTCGGCTCGCTGGGCCACAGCGGACGATCTCGCGGAGTATAAGCTCTGGGGAAAAAGCGGGATTTATCTCGGGGAAGCCTATGACGGCGAGACCATGAAGACGATCACGTATAAGGGGGATCGTCACCTTGTGGTGTCAGCCCCGAGCCGCACCCATAAAGGCACCAGCCTGATCATCCCCAACCTGCTGAGCTATCAGGGCTCGACAGTGGTGATTGATCCCAAGGGCGAGAACGCCCTGATCACCGCCCAAGCCCGTCAAGAGATGGGGCAACAGGTTTGTATCCTCGATCCGTGGGGCATTGCGCCGGTCGAAGGCATCACGCCTGTGCGCTTCAACCCGCTGGATTGGCTACAAGAGGGCGATACCGGACATATCTGCTCAGAGACCTATGGCATCAACTGGCTCAAAGCCCAACATGAACCGCTGATCACACTGGCTCTGTTCAACAAGGTGCAGGAGCGCCGCCAAGGGGTTGCCAAGGCCCCGAAGCGGCCTGACATCGGCGAGACCTTCGTCATGCGTGGCATGGTCATCTGTGCCTGCTGTGGCGCGTCGCTGCGCTCGTCTATTACGCGCGGCAATGGTGGACACTACCCGTATTATCTGTGCCAGACCAAAGGCTGTGAGGCCTATGGCAAGTCGATCCCGCGTGACAAGCTGGAAGCTGATGTAGGCAATCTGATCAAGACGCTGCAACCGACCGACACGTTGATGATGTTGGCGACAGCGATGTTCCGTGATGCATGGAATGCGCGACGTGATCAGGCGCAAGATATTCTCAACGCTGCCAAACGGCGGATTACGACGATTGATAAAGAGATCGCCACGCTGCTGGACCGCATCATGGCGGCGAGCAATCACATTGTGATTCAGAGCTATGAAACCAAGATTGGCGAGCTGGAACAGCAAAAGGCTCTCATGGCAGAAACGCTGCATTCTCAGCCGCAAAAGCCAGACAGCTTCGAAGACAAGCTAGAACCAGTCCTGACCTTCCTCGCAAACCCTTGGAAACTCTGGGAAACAGGCCATATCCACGCCCGCAGACTAGTCGCGAAACTGGCCTTCGCAGACCGTGTTGCCTATGATCGAAAACTGGGCGCTAGAACCCCGGAAATAGCCTTGCCATTCAAGGCTTTGGGGGATGTTTATACCCTTCATGAGAAGAGTGGTGCGGGTGGAGGGACTTGA
- a CDS encoding type II toxin-antitoxin system RelE/ParE family toxin yields MTDEPLALHLTPKARADLEEIWAYTVETWSETQAERYLDTISESFDMLCAMPTMAREYHEFTPPVRIHPIGPHLVVYVADDAKLSVIRVLGAKQNWRAVLEQVEG; encoded by the coding sequence ATGACGGATGAGCCGCTGGCGCTGCATCTGACGCCGAAAGCCAGAGCTGACCTCGAAGAGATATGGGCCTACACGGTTGAAACGTGGAGCGAGACCCAAGCCGAACGCTATCTCGATACGATTTCCGAGAGCTTTGATATGCTCTGCGCCATGCCGACCATGGCGCGGGAATATCACGAATTCACCCCGCCCGTGCGCATCCACCCGATTGGGCCGCATTTGGTGGTGTATGTGGCGGACGATGCGAAGTTGTCGGTGATCCGGGTACTCGGAGCAAAGCAGAACTGGCGAGCCGTGTTGGAACAGGTGGAGGGGTGA
- a CDS encoding type II toxin-antitoxin system ParD family antitoxin, with the protein MATMNVSLPDGMKSWVEDQSTTGSFANASDYVRHLIRKDQERQSAIAMLQGAITEGLESGPAEPFEMSGFKASLKARHDG; encoded by the coding sequence ATGGCCACGATGAATGTTTCCCTGCCGGACGGCATGAAGTCTTGGGTTGAAGACCAATCGACCACGGGCAGTTTTGCCAATGCCAGCGATTATGTCCGCCACCTGATCCGCAAAGATCAGGAGCGCCAATCGGCCATTGCGATGCTACAAGGCGCGATCACCGAAGGGCTGGAGAGCGGCCCGGCGGAACCGTTTGAAATGTCCGGTTTCAAAGCCAGCCTCAAGGCCCGTCATGACGGATGA